GTGCGTATCTTCGCGTCGCTTGATCGTCGCGCCCGTGTTGTTGTAGGCGTCGAGGAGTTCTGCGGCGAGCTTCTCTGCCATGGTTCGGCCGTTGCGTGACCGCGCTGCCTGCAGCATCCAGCGGATGGCGAGCGACAGACGACGCGCGCCCTCGATCTGCACCGGCACCTGGTAGGTCGCACCACCAACGCGGCGCGGCTTCACCTCAATGACCGGCGTCGCGTTGTGCAGCGCCTGCTGAAACACTTCCAGCGGCGGTCGACCGGTGCGGGATTCGATGATGTCGAATGCGTCGTACACAATCCGCTCAGCGGTGCCCTTCTTGCCACGCTCCATCACCTTGTTGGTGAAGCGTGTGACGAGCTCGCTCCCGTACTTCGGGTCCGGCATCAATTCCCGGCGTTGCACCTTCGCGCGTCGTGGCACTGTCGTTGCCCTCCCGCCGCTTCCGCGGCCTGCTGTACCTGTTGTGACATGGCGAACCCTGCCTGTCACAGATCACGAGCCAGCGGACTGGCTCACATTCACACAGAAAAGCGGTCGACACGATGAAACCGTGAGGCCGCTTTTCGTCCCGTACGATCTTCGCAAAGAGTGACCATGGGTATCCGGGGGAAACGCCCCCGGACGGCATGCTCTAGCTCTTTGGTTTTTTGGTCCCGTACTTCGACCGCCCCTGCCTGCGGTTATCGACCCCACGCGCGTCCAACGCACCACGCACAACGTGGTAGCGAACGCCCGGCAAATCCTTGACGCGGCCGCCTCGGATGGTACAACGGAGTGCTCCTGGAGGTTGTGGCCTTCGCCTGGGATGTATGCGGTCACTTCCATACCATTGGACAACCGCACCGCGGGCAATTTTGCGGAGCGCGG
This portion of the Thermomicrobiales bacterium genome encodes:
- the rpsG gene encoding 30S ribosomal protein S7, whose amino-acid sequence is MPRRAKVQRRELMPDPKYGSELVTRFTNKVMERGKKGTAERIVYDAFDIIESRTGRPPLEVFQQALHNATPVIEVKPRRVGGATYQVPVQIEGARRLSLAIRWMLQAARSRNGRTMAEKLAAELLDAYNNTGATIKRREDTHRMAEANKAFAHYRW